A DNA window from Bacteroidales bacterium contains the following coding sequences:
- a CDS encoding RHS repeat protein — MKTIKSIGLIFLILATSIIGCKKGENDPGLSLLSRKARLSGEWNLSSAEFEFKKTDPDGTTVTSYSYDGANMTETTDGEGKTYVYSEKVTIDKDGTFTIVIEKEITYSQNQTGINKTTLEGYWYFIDGIKNTDIKNKERVEFFIQKYTNIHPSGDTEIIESSGSIPIIEERGFSGIEILLLDRLAKKEMTTLYDSEVIIDGETRTYTGIKDYTQN; from the coding sequence ATGAAAACAATTAAAAGTATCGGCTTAATTTTTTTGATTCTGGCCACATCAATTATTGGATGTAAAAAAGGGGAAAACGATCCGGGCTTATCACTATTGAGCAGAAAAGCTCGGTTATCCGGCGAATGGAATTTGTCATCTGCCGAGTTTGAATTTAAAAAAACAGACCCTGACGGAACAACAGTTACATCATACTCCTATGACGGTGCAAATATGACAGAAACAACAGACGGCGAAGGCAAAACCTACGTTTATTCTGAAAAAGTAACAATAGATAAAGACGGAACATTTACTATTGTTATTGAAAAAGAAATTACTTATTCTCAAAACCAAACAGGAATAAATAAAACAACGCTTGAAGGTTATTGGTATTTTATTGACGGAATAAAGAATACAGATATAAAAAATAAAGAAAGGGTTGAATTCTTTATACAAAAATATACAAACATTCATCCAAGCGGAGATACTGAAATTATAGAATCGTCGGGCAGCATACCTATAATTGAAGAAAGAGGTTTCAGCGGAATTGAAATCTTACTGTTAGATCGTTTGGCAAAAAAAGAAATGACAACATTGTATGATTCTGAAGTTATTATTGACGGAGAAACAAGGACTTATACCGGAATAAAAGACTATACCCAAAATTAA